In Caproiciproducens sp. NJN-50, the following are encoded in one genomic region:
- a CDS encoding glycosyltransferase family 2 protein, with protein MPKISVIVPIYNVEKYLERCVSSILNQTFSDFEVLLINDASTDRSLEIARRFSGDGRVRVLDKSHSGLGNTRNYGVEHAGGDYLLFVDSDDWIDENMLKNLYAAAVEYQADLVLFNYVRENLQEGEQRICKLPVNYPELGEEIRELLIAELVGPDREDSAWRQVEMLGCAWRRMYLRSWYLENGIRFGDEREIMLEDMPAAIAAHCSARRLLVVGGAYYHYRYNPDSLSTRYRPRKMEMLTRCYSAVRTILTERGLYERYAKRHLAWFLRFAVHSSLVNCFSPNNPAGFFKRYREVRSILKNPYAKEAVRSDYLKNGNRADRVIRRVVRLRSALLAYLFYSIYSRVLMRDVRKK; from the coding sequence GTGCCAAAAATCAGTGTGATCGTTCCAATCTACAATGTTGAAAAATATCTGGAGCGCTGTGTCAGCAGCATCCTGAACCAGACCTTTTCAGATTTTGAAGTGCTTTTAATTAACGATGCTTCCACTGATCGTTCGCTGGAGATCGCCCGGCGTTTTTCCGGGGACGGCCGCGTGCGAGTGCTGGACAAGTCCCACAGCGGGCTGGGGAATACCAGAAATTACGGCGTGGAACACGCGGGCGGTGATTACCTTCTCTTTGTCGATTCCGACGACTGGATCGACGAAAACATGCTGAAGAATCTTTACGCGGCCGCCGTGGAATATCAGGCGGACCTTGTCCTGTTCAACTATGTCCGTGAGAATCTTCAGGAGGGGGAACAGCGCATTTGCAAGCTGCCCGTCAATTATCCGGAGCTGGGCGAAGAGATCCGGGAGCTTCTGATTGCGGAGCTGGTCGGGCCGGACCGGGAGGACAGCGCCTGGAGGCAGGTGGAAATGCTCGGCTGCGCATGGCGCCGCATGTATCTGCGCAGCTGGTATCTGGAAAATGGGATCCGGTTCGGCGACGAGCGCGAAATCATGCTGGAGGACATGCCGGCGGCCATAGCGGCGCACTGCTCGGCCCGGCGTCTGCTGGTCGTGGGCGGGGCCTACTATCACTACCGGTACAACCCGGATTCGCTCAGCACGCGGTACCGCCCGCGCAAGATGGAAATGCTGACCCGCTGCTATTCGGCCGTGCGGACAATTCTGACGGAGCGGGGTCTTTACGAGCGCTATGCCAAGCGCCACCTCGCCTGGTTCCTCCGATTTGCGGTGCACTCATCGCTTGTCAATTGCTTTTCCCCGAACAACCCGGCCGGCTTTTTCAAACGGTATCGGGAGGTCCGCTCCATTTTAAAGAATCCTTATGCGAAGGAAGCCGTCCGCTCCGATTATCTGAAAAACGGAAACCGCGCGGACCGGGTCATCCGGCGCGTCGTCCGGCTGCGGTCCGCTCTTCTTGCTTATCTTTTTTACAGCATTTATTCCCGTGTTTTGATGAGGGATGTCAGGAAGAAATGA
- a CDS encoding polysaccharide biosynthesis tyrosine autokinase, whose product MELFVSFSEIVHFYKRNWIRFLLVVLAFGIVGGLLPLKFVHHVYQGSTTFTVTCGVPNGADSDYHLQYTNILYSRVQSAVPLASGDDLLAATAEKAGVDKSEITKITAEMENSSPVVKITVNTTNAPKAALLSDTAAELLMDQLVRQFPDPVLTASISDHAAQVKPQSMKSSMLKAGFLGLILGFIVFVCFGILAVLGDRTIRNSRFAEEMLKVRLLAEIPHESREKGNAMRTLRSAALNAAGDSRRFLVANVCENNGGDRIASGFAAALAVTGKSVLLVDGDLRNPRLASQLDLEPEKTLNGVLSGECTLREAVMPVRKTGGLSLLSGKPAEGLNPADLFTSEGFSKFAREAAGSYDYVVFYAPSEIRFPDAESLSAHAHSVILTAKYGSTPFDELKEACSRISAAGGDVIGFVTTDI is encoded by the coding sequence ATGGAACTGTTTGTAAGCTTTTCTGAAATCGTGCATTTTTACAAGAGAAACTGGATCAGATTTCTTCTTGTGGTCTTGGCGTTCGGCATTGTGGGCGGCCTTCTGCCGCTGAAATTCGTTCATCACGTTTATCAGGGCAGTACAACCTTTACCGTGACCTGCGGAGTGCCGAACGGCGCTGACAGCGATTATCACCTGCAGTACACCAATATTCTCTACAGCCGTGTGCAGAGCGCCGTGCCGCTTGCTTCCGGAGACGACCTCCTTGCAGCGACGGCGGAAAAGGCCGGCGTCGACAAATCTGAAATCACTAAGATTACGGCGGAAATGGAAAACTCGTCGCCGGTCGTCAAGATTACGGTCAACACGACAAACGCGCCAAAAGCCGCTCTCCTTTCCGACACTGCCGCCGAACTGCTTATGGATCAACTGGTCCGGCAGTTTCCGGACCCTGTTCTGACCGCAAGCATCAGCGACCATGCGGCACAGGTTAAACCGCAGTCGATGAAATCCTCCATGCTCAAAGCCGGTTTCCTTGGACTGATCCTCGGATTTATCGTCTTTGTCTGCTTCGGGATCCTGGCCGTTCTTGGCGACCGAACCATCCGCAACAGCAGGTTCGCGGAGGAAATGCTGAAAGTGCGTCTGCTTGCAGAAATCCCCCATGAAAGCAGGGAGAAAGGCAACGCGATGAGAACGCTCCGGTCCGCCGCGCTGAACGCGGCCGGCGACAGCCGGCGCTTTCTTGTGGCGAATGTCTGCGAGAACAACGGAGGGGACCGCATTGCCTCCGGCTTTGCCGCGGCGCTTGCCGTGACCGGAAAATCGGTCCTGCTGGTGGATGGCGATCTGCGAAATCCGAGGCTTGCTTCCCAGCTGGATTTGGAACCGGAAAAAACACTGAATGGAGTTTTAAGCGGGGAATGTACGCTGCGGGAAGCCGTAATGCCGGTCCGGAAGACGGGCGGGCTCAGTCTGCTGTCCGGTAAGCCGGCAGAGGGATTGAACCCGGCCGATCTGTTTACCTCGGAAGGGTTTTCAAAATTCGCGCGGGAAGCGGCCGGCTCCTATGATTACGTTGTTTTCTACGCTCCTTCCGAAATCCGGTTCCCGGATGCGGAGAGCCTTTCCGCCCACGCGCATTCGGTAATCCTGACGGCGAAATACGGCTCCACGCCCTTCGACGAGCTGAAAGAGGCCTGCAGCCGCATTTCAGCGGCGGGAGGCGATGTCATCGGTTTCGTGACCACCGATATCTAA
- a CDS encoding glycosyltransferase, with product MNDCLVLLTKKYPFDSGEEFIENEVPLLAKTFRRVILIATSVSDGAEQTRPVPDHVEVHSLSAPRIRRAVLPRLAFSALKPLPAFVAGSDREQAGLSFRRKLFCSYFLAKSGQIFKCCRNILSAAGLEAYDGVTFYSYWFYDTALAAANLKREFALKNSRAVSRAHRYDLYADQNPAGFLPMREYLLQNLDKVYPCSLDGGNYLIKYHPRFAGKIRTAYLGTQDRGLSPDRESGVFHLVSCCHISPVKRVDLLAHSLALLKDSGLRLKWTHFGAGDGLDSLRDYAKENLSFMECSLPGEISNPRLMEFYRENPVDCFINTSSSEGLPVSIMEAASFGIPVIATDVGGTAEIVTPEETGYLLPCDFGPNELAEKIELLYHMPSEKRQKMRKASRELWAENFCSEQNYARFAAEITPKRS from the coding sequence ATGAATGACTGCCTTGTTCTGCTGACAAAAAAATACCCGTTTGATTCCGGCGAAGAATTTATTGAAAACGAAGTACCCCTGCTTGCCAAAACTTTTCGCCGCGTCATTCTGATTGCAACATCGGTCTCCGATGGGGCCGAACAGACCCGGCCGGTGCCGGATCATGTAGAAGTCCATTCTCTGTCCGCGCCCCGCATCCGCCGGGCCGTACTGCCGCGTCTCGCTTTCTCTGCCCTTAAGCCGCTTCCGGCGTTCGTAGCGGGCTCCGACCGCGAACAGGCCGGACTATCATTCCGCAGAAAGCTTTTTTGTTCCTACTTTCTTGCAAAATCAGGGCAGATCTTTAAATGCTGCCGGAACATTCTTTCCGCCGCCGGGCTCGAAGCATACGACGGCGTGACCTTTTACAGCTACTGGTTTTACGATACGGCCCTGGCGGCGGCAAACCTGAAGCGGGAGTTTGCCCTGAAAAACAGCCGTGCCGTCAGCCGCGCGCACCGTTACGACCTGTACGCGGACCAAAATCCCGCCGGGTTTCTTCCGATGCGGGAATATCTGCTGCAAAATCTGGACAAAGTGTACCCCTGTTCTCTCGACGGCGGTAACTATCTGATCAAATATCATCCCCGGTTCGCCGGAAAAATCCGGACGGCTTACCTCGGCACGCAGGACCGGGGGCTCTCTCCGGACAGGGAAAGCGGGGTATTTCATCTCGTCAGCTGCTGCCATATCTCCCCGGTCAAACGGGTCGATTTGCTGGCCCATTCGCTGGCACTGTTAAAGGACAGCGGCCTGAGGCTGAAATGGACGCATTTCGGCGCCGGAGACGGGCTGGATTCCCTTCGCGATTATGCAAAAGAAAATCTCTCGTTCATGGAATGCAGCCTGCCCGGCGAAATCAGCAATCCCCGTCTAATGGAGTTTTACAGAGAAAATCCGGTGGACTGTTTTATCAACACCAGCAGTTCTGAAGGGCTTCCCGTCAGCATCATGGAAGCCGCGTCTTTCGGCATTCCCGTCATCGCGACGGATGTCGGCGGAACGGCGGAAATCGTGACGCCGGAAGAGACCGGCTACCTGCTTCCCTGTGATTTCGGCCCGAACGAACTCGCGGAAAAAATTGAGCTTCTGTACCATATGCCCAGCGAAAAGCGCCAAAAAATGCGGAAGGCAAGCCGGGAACTGTGGGCTGAAAACTTTTGTTCCGAACAAAACTATGCCCGGTTTGCAGCAGAAATAACGCCTAAACGTTCCTGA
- a CDS encoding DUF421 domain-containing protein: protein MTISFIRTVLLYAVVILAVRLMGKRQISELQTSELVVTLLISDIASIPMQDSGQPLASGLIPIAALVMFEIVLSVLMLKSTKFRKLICGRPIIVINNGVVQQNEMKRLRMTTEDLSEQLRQKNVFSIQDVAYAIVETNGKMSVIKKPDKEQPTAGMLAVPLPDTGIETVVISDGVISDFSLQLCGKSADWLQGVLNGQHLQAGEIFLMTANTKGDFFIVKREAPK, encoded by the coding sequence ATGACAATCTCATTTATCCGTACGGTCCTGTTGTATGCAGTGGTTATCCTGGCGGTCCGTCTGATGGGGAAAAGACAGATCAGCGAGCTTCAGACCAGCGAACTGGTGGTGACGCTGCTGATCTCGGATATTGCTTCCATTCCGATGCAGGATTCCGGGCAGCCGCTCGCCAGCGGATTGATCCCGATCGCCGCTTTGGTCATGTTTGAGATTGTGCTTTCCGTTCTGATGCTGAAAAGCACGAAATTCCGCAAGCTGATCTGCGGAAGACCGATCATCGTCATCAACAACGGCGTGGTTCAGCAGAACGAGATGAAACGTCTCCGGATGACGACGGAGGACCTGAGCGAACAGCTGAGGCAGAAAAACGTATTCAGCATCCAGGATGTGGCATATGCGATTGTCGAGACCAACGGCAAGATGAGCGTGATCAAAAAGCCGGACAAGGAGCAGCCGACGGCTGGAATGCTGGCCGTTCCTCTGCCGGATACCGGAATTGAAACCGTTGTCATCAGCGACGGTGTGATTTCCGATTTTTCCCTGCAGCTCTGCGGAAAAAGCGCAGACTGGCTGCAGGGTGTCTTGAATGGGCAGCACCTTCAGGCCGGTGAAATCTTTCTTATGACCGCCAATACAAAGGGCGATTTTTTCATTGTGAAGAGGGAGGCGCCGAAATGA
- a CDS encoding glycosyltransferase codes for MPERKKILFLNYSLHSGGIEKSLVTILSLFDYERYDVDLQLFANEGLFFSRVPEQVRVLPPLFPKEYRFNIRAAFPALFLHGRPLLAVCRLLVSIAGFRGTMGERLSRMWKVERHFVRPARGHYDAVVAFMEGQPLYYAVEKVNAGVKIGFIHGDYNAMGLRRDFDRPYLSKLDALCTVSESCKTALETTFPDQSSKFHVIYNIISSAFLRSMAEKETGFDDGYSGIRVLSIARLSHQKGLDLAMPAVVALNRKGLPVRWYIIGVGPEEESLKRQASELGAGDSVMFLGERGNPYPYVRECDIYMQPSRFEGKSIAVDEAMVLCRPILLTSFSTASDQITSGEDGLIVSMTTEGVERGLERLARSVELREKYVQALSRRDLTNENEIDKLYGLIENRRGREL; via the coding sequence ATGCCTGAACGGAAAAAAATCCTGTTTCTGAACTACAGCCTCCACAGCGGCGGCATTGAAAAGAGCCTGGTCACCATTCTGTCGCTGTTCGATTACGAACGCTATGATGTGGACCTGCAGCTTTTTGCGAACGAAGGGCTGTTTTTCAGCCGCGTGCCGGAACAGGTCCGCGTTTTGCCCCCGCTGTTCCCGAAGGAATACCGGTTCAATATCCGCGCTGCTTTTCCGGCGCTTTTCCTGCACGGGCGCCCTCTGCTGGCTGTTTGCAGGCTGCTTGTCAGTATCGCCGGATTTCGCGGGACCATGGGAGAGCGGCTGTCCAGAATGTGGAAGGTCGAGCGTCATTTTGTTCGTCCGGCCCGGGGACACTATGACGCCGTCGTTGCGTTTATGGAAGGGCAGCCGCTTTATTATGCGGTTGAAAAAGTAAACGCGGGGGTCAAAATCGGATTTATCCACGGGGATTACAACGCGATGGGACTGCGCCGTGATTTCGACCGCCCGTATCTTTCCAAGCTGGACGCGCTGTGCACGGTTTCGGAATCCTGCAAAACGGCGCTGGAAACCACGTTTCCGGACCAGTCTTCAAAATTCCATGTGATCTACAATATCATTTCTTCGGCTTTTCTGCGTTCCATGGCGGAAAAGGAAACGGGGTTTGACGACGGATACTCCGGGATTCGGGTGTTGTCGATCGCCCGGCTTTCACACCAGAAAGGTCTGGATCTCGCCATGCCGGCCGTCGTCGCCCTGAATCGAAAGGGCCTTCCCGTTCGCTGGTATATCATCGGCGTCGGCCCGGAGGAGGAGAGCCTGAAACGGCAGGCGTCGGAATTGGGGGCGGGGGACAGCGTCATGTTTCTCGGGGAACGGGGCAACCCCTACCCCTATGTCAGGGAATGCGACATCTACATGCAGCCGTCCCGCTTTGAAGGAAAATCCATTGCGGTCGACGAAGCGATGGTGCTCTGCCGCCCGATTCTTCTGACCAGTTTTTCGACCGCGTCCGATCAGATCACGTCCGGGGAAGACGGGCTGATCGTTTCCATGACGACCGAGGGGGTGGAACGGGGATTGGAAAGACTGGCGCGCAGCGTGGAACTGCGGGAGAAATACGTGCAGGCGCTTTCCCGCAGGGATTTGACCAATGAAAATGAAATCGACAAGCTCTACGGCCTGATCGAGAATCGGAGAGGCCGGGAATTATAA
- a CDS encoding DUF4363 family protein, whose translation MKRIWISLAIFVVLTGVCILGTWYTNRISTQMIQVVTQAKDAEQRGETETAVLLSRKAVDDWNSLHSVLCTYMPHSKLEAIGQTLAGLPMLCRYGGTEQFLADCDRSIEQISYLNEAEVPSLENIF comes from the coding sequence ATGAAAAGAATCTGGATCTCGCTGGCAATTTTCGTCGTGCTGACCGGCGTCTGCATTCTGGGAACATGGTACACGAACCGAATCAGCACGCAGATGATCCAAGTTGTCACGCAGGCGAAGGACGCGGAGCAGCGCGGGGAAACCGAAACGGCCGTTCTGCTGAGCCGCAAAGCGGTGGATGACTGGAACTCCCTGCACTCGGTTCTCTGTACCTATATGCCGCATTCCAAGCTTGAGGCGATCGGCCAGACGCTGGCCGGGCTGCCGATGCTTTGCAGGTACGGCGGAACGGAACAATTCCTTGCTGACTGTGACCGCAGCATTGAGCAGATCTCTTATTTGAATGAGGCGGAAGTACCTAGCCTGGAAAATATCTTTTGA